The proteins below are encoded in one region of Aeromonas jandaei:
- a CDS encoding EAL domain-containing protein: MDIPAAPSPAICQLCQEKADLDFDFTMAFQPIVDCSKRTIFGYEALVRGLNNEPAQSVIARVNDGNRYRFDQLCRIKAIALAARLDMRGMLSINFLPNAVYRPERCIRTTLQAAREHLFPIEQIMFEFTEVEQVLDNRHIRGIVDHYQALGFKTAIDDFGAGYSGLSLLADFRPDIVKLDMHLLRGIDHDPTRQAIVRHSLALLAELQITPLAEGVETREEMACLREMGVSLMQGYLFARPGFETLPEVDFASL; this comes from the coding sequence ATGGATATACCTGCCGCCCCGTCCCCCGCCATCTGCCAGCTGTGTCAGGAGAAAGCAGATCTCGACTTCGACTTCACCATGGCCTTTCAGCCCATCGTCGATTGCAGCAAGCGCACCATCTTCGGCTACGAGGCGCTGGTGCGGGGGCTCAACAACGAGCCGGCGCAGAGCGTGATTGCCCGGGTCAACGATGGCAATCGCTACCGCTTCGATCAGTTGTGCCGGATCAAGGCCATCGCACTGGCCGCCCGGCTCGATATGCGGGGCATGCTGAGCATCAACTTTCTGCCCAATGCGGTCTACCGCCCGGAGCGCTGCATCCGCACCACCCTGCAGGCGGCCCGCGAGCATCTCTTTCCCATCGAGCAGATCATGTTCGAGTTCACCGAGGTGGAGCAGGTGCTGGATAACCGCCATATTCGCGGCATCGTCGATCACTATCAGGCGCTCGGCTTCAAGACGGCGATCGATGACTTTGGTGCCGGTTACTCGGGCCTCAGCCTGCTGGCCGATTTTCGCCCCGACATCGTCAAGCTCGACATGCACCTGCTGCGCGGCATCGACCATGACCCGACCCGGCAAGCCATAGTGCGCCACTCTCTGGCCCTGCTTGCCGAGTTGCAGATTACCCCGCTGGCGGAGGGGGTCGAGACCCGCGAAGAGATGGCCTGCCTGCGGGAGATGGGCGTCAGCCTGATGCAGGGCTATCTGTTTGCCCGCCCCGGC
- a CDS encoding HNH endonuclease, with protein sequence MWVVYVSNKPDSKRNFEIGMKAGVWGVHDSKKSTIQNVKKDEMVMFVHAISWLKANGPMPDGFSRVKKTSDFKGLVKRIVFGRVTNSFYESEETIWPDASYPNRFNFEVIQEHKDNVFFGTEFYDASIVEAVRYSACHQGAVSKVVMEYKSIEEIEKPFVFEDSAKYSVVEGQEIYRLHKTYERSSKIVEEKKRSVLEEKNKLECEVCDADFHAIYGEHGKGFAECHHVNPLAFRDGEEETKLEDLIILCANCHRMIHRKKQWLTVDELKGIYNNAKFKS encoded by the coding sequence ATGTGGGTTGTATACGTTTCTAACAAGCCGGATTCAAAAAGAAATTTTGAAATTGGGATGAAGGCGGGAGTATGGGGCGTACATGATAGTAAAAAGAGTACAATTCAAAATGTGAAAAAAGATGAAATGGTAATGTTTGTGCATGCCATTTCTTGGTTAAAAGCGAATGGACCTATGCCGGATGGTTTTTCTCGGGTGAAAAAAACTTCTGACTTTAAAGGGTTAGTGAAGCGAATTGTATTTGGTCGGGTAACAAACTCATTTTATGAGTCTGAAGAAACTATTTGGCCTGATGCATCCTATCCGAATAGATTTAATTTTGAAGTTATTCAGGAACATAAAGACAACGTTTTTTTTGGTACTGAATTTTATGATGCAAGTATTGTTGAGGCCGTTCGATATTCTGCTTGTCATCAAGGTGCAGTCTCTAAAGTTGTAATGGAATATAAGTCCATTGAGGAAATAGAAAAACCGTTTGTTTTTGAAGATTCAGCAAAATATTCTGTTGTCGAAGGACAGGAAATATATCGTTTACATAAAACATATGAGCGAAGCTCAAAAATAGTAGAAGAGAAAAAGCGCTCAGTGTTAGAAGAAAAAAATAAACTCGAGTGTGAAGTTTGTGATGCTGATTTCCACGCTATTTATGGTGAGCATGGTAAAGGATTTGCTGAATGTCATCATGTAAATCCTCTTGCATTTCGTGACGGTGAGGAAGAAACCAAGTTAGAAGATCTTATTATCCTCTGTGCTAACTGTCATAGAATGATTCATCGTAAAAAACAATGGTTAACTGTTGATGAGTTAAAAGGAATTTATAACAATGCAAAATTCAAATCTTGA
- a CDS encoding nucleotide pyrophosphohydrolase yields the protein MQNSNLDFLNERIKNFVAERDWDKFHSPKNLAMALSGEVGELISHFQWLSEQESYLKHDEKKFVEVKEEIADVFLYLMMLSNKLGVDIVSVAMDKIDKNEIKYPISLSRGKATKYSDF from the coding sequence ATGCAAAATTCAAATCTTGATTTTTTAAATGAAAGAATAAAAAATTTTGTAGCTGAGAGAGATTGGGATAAATTTCACTCACCCAAGAATCTAGCAATGGCTCTTTCTGGCGAAGTTGGAGAGTTGATATCTCATTTTCAATGGCTGTCAGAACAGGAGTCATATTTAAAGCATGACGAAAAAAAGTTTGTGGAAGTTAAAGAAGAAATTGCTGATGTATTTTTATACCTAATGATGCTGTCAAATAAGTTAGGTGTGGATATAGTTTCTGTCGCTATGGATAAAATTGATAAAAACGAAATTAAATATCCAATATCTCTTAGTAGAGGTAAGGCAACCAAATATAGTGATTTTTGA
- the glyS gene encoding glycine--tRNA ligase subunit beta → MAQHTFLVEIGTAELPPKALRSLAEAFADNFKAELTKADLAFGDVEWFASPRRLALKVSELAGEQPSKSVEKRGPAVAQAFDAEGKPTKAAEGWARGNGITVEQAERLVTDKGEWLVHTAKVEGRPAVDLLGELVASALAKLPIPKMMRWGDKTIQFVRPVFTVTLLLDGELVPAHILGIDSARTLRGHRFMGESEFTIDNASQYPQILQERGMVIADFMARKAKIKADVEAAAAAFGGVADLDDALLEEVTALVEWPVVLTANFEEKFLAVPAEALVHTMKGDQKYFPVYDKNGKLLPKFIFVTNIESKDPSQIISGNEKVVRPRLSDAEFFFKTDLKQTLASRLPRLETVLFQQQLGTVKAKVERIETVAGFIAERIGADVAQAKRAGLLSKCDLMTNMVGEFTDTQGVMGMHYARHDGEDEAVAVALNEQYMPRFAGDALPSGLVACAVALADKFDTLAGIFGIGMLPKGDKDPFALRRAAIGALRIMTEKQLDLDLVELVEEAVRVYGDKLTNKTVVTDVVDFMLGRFRAAYQDEGIGADVVLAVLARRPTRPLDFDRRVKAVSHFRTLDAALALAAANKRVSNILAKVEGELPTAVKPELLVDAAEKALATQVAELQAELAPLFAAGDYQAALTRLAALREPVDTFFNEVMVMADDEALKANRLALLNNLRNLFLQVADISLLQ, encoded by the coding sequence ATGGCACAACATACATTTCTGGTAGAGATCGGTACTGCTGAGCTGCCGCCCAAAGCCCTGCGCTCCCTGGCCGAAGCCTTTGCCGACAACTTCAAAGCCGAACTGACCAAGGCCGATCTGGCCTTCGGCGACGTCGAGTGGTTTGCCTCACCGCGCCGTCTGGCGCTGAAGGTGAGCGAGCTGGCTGGCGAACAGCCGAGCAAGAGCGTCGAGAAGCGCGGCCCGGCCGTGGCTCAGGCGTTCGATGCCGAAGGCAAGCCGACCAAGGCTGCCGAAGGCTGGGCTCGTGGCAACGGCATCACCGTTGAACAGGCCGAGCGTCTGGTCACCGACAAGGGCGAGTGGCTGGTTCACACCGCCAAGGTCGAAGGCCGTCCGGCCGTCGATCTGCTGGGCGAGCTGGTTGCTTCTGCATTGGCCAAGCTGCCGATCCCGAAAATGATGCGCTGGGGCGACAAGACCATCCAGTTCGTGCGTCCGGTCTTCACCGTGACCCTGCTGCTGGATGGCGAGCTGGTTCCCGCCCACATTCTGGGTATCGACTCTGCCCGCACCCTTCGCGGCCACCGCTTTATGGGCGAAAGCGAGTTCACCATCGACAACGCCAGCCAGTATCCGCAGATCCTGCAGGAGCGCGGCATGGTGATTGCCGACTTTATGGCGCGCAAGGCCAAGATCAAGGCTGACGTCGAAGCGGCCGCTGCCGCCTTCGGTGGCGTAGCCGATCTGGACGACGCCCTGCTGGAAGAAGTGACCGCACTGGTCGAATGGCCGGTGGTGCTGACCGCCAACTTCGAAGAGAAGTTCCTGGCCGTTCCGGCTGAAGCGCTGGTTCACACCATGAAGGGTGACCAGAAGTACTTCCCGGTCTACGACAAGAACGGCAAGCTGCTGCCGAAGTTCATCTTCGTCACCAACATCGAGTCCAAAGACCCGAGCCAGATCATCAGCGGCAACGAGAAGGTGGTTCGCCCCCGCCTCTCCGACGCCGAGTTCTTCTTCAAGACCGACCTCAAACAGACCCTGGCCTCCCGCCTGCCGCGCCTTGAAACCGTGCTGTTCCAGCAACAGCTGGGCACCGTCAAGGCCAAGGTCGAGCGCATCGAGACCGTTGCCGGCTTTATCGCCGAGCGTATCGGTGCCGACGTGGCTCAGGCCAAGCGTGCCGGTCTGCTCTCCAAGTGTGATCTGATGACCAACATGGTCGGCGAGTTCACCGACACCCAGGGTGTCATGGGGATGCACTACGCCCGTCACGATGGCGAAGACGAAGCGGTGGCCGTGGCCCTCAACGAGCAGTACATGCCGCGCTTTGCCGGTGATGCCCTGCCGTCCGGTCTGGTTGCCTGCGCCGTCGCGCTGGCCGACAAGTTCGACACCCTGGCCGGTATCTTCGGCATCGGCATGCTGCCGAAGGGTGACAAGGACCCGTTCGCCCTGCGTCGCGCCGCCATCGGTGCCCTGCGCATCATGACCGAGAAGCAGCTGGATCTGGATCTGGTTGAACTGGTTGAAGAAGCGGTACGCGTCTACGGCGACAAGCTGACCAACAAAACCGTCGTTACCGACGTGGTCGACTTTATGCTGGGCCGCTTCCGCGCCGCCTATCAGGACGAAGGCATCGGTGCCGACGTGGTGCTGGCCGTACTGGCCCGCCGCCCGACCCGTCCGCTCGACTTCGATCGTCGCGTCAAGGCCGTCAGCCACTTCCGCACCCTGGATGCCGCACTGGCACTGGCTGCCGCCAACAAGCGCGTGAGCAACATTCTGGCCAAGGTCGAAGGCGAACTGCCGACTGCCGTCAAACCGGAACTGCTGGTCGATGCCGCCGAGAAGGCGCTGGCCACCCAGGTTGCCGAACTGCAAGCCGAACTGGCCCCGCTGTTCGCCGCCGGTGACTATCAGGCTGCCCTCACCCGTCTGGCCGCCCTGCGCGAGCCGGTCGATACCTTCTTCAACGAAGTCATGGTGATGGCCGACGACGAGGCCCTCAAGGCCAACCGTCTGGCGCTGCTGAACAACCTGCGCAACCTGTTCCTGCAAGTCGCGGATATCTCCCTGCTGCAGTGA
- the glyQ gene encoding glycine--tRNA ligase subunit alpha, with protein sequence MQKFDVKTFQGLILQLQDYWSRQGCTIIQPLDMEVGAGTSHPMTCLRALGPEPIACAYVQPSRRPTDGRYGENPNRLQHYYQFQVIIKPSPDNIQELYLGSLKELGMDPEIHDIRFVEDNWENPTLGAWGLGWEVWLNGMEVTQFTYFQQVGGLECKPVTGEITYGLERLAMYIQGVDSVYDLVWSDGPLGKTTYGDVFHQNEVEQSTYNFEHADVDFLFHCFEQYEKEAQNLLALEKPLPLPAYERILKAAHSFNLLDARKAISVTERQRYILRIRTLTKAVAEAYYASREALGFPMCQRSENKQG encoded by the coding sequence ATGCAAAAATTCGATGTCAAAACCTTTCAGGGCCTGATCCTGCAGCTGCAGGACTATTGGTCCCGCCAGGGCTGTACCATCATTCAGCCGCTGGATATGGAAGTGGGTGCCGGTACTTCCCACCCCATGACCTGTCTGCGTGCCCTGGGCCCGGAGCCCATCGCCTGCGCTTACGTGCAACCGTCCCGCCGTCCGACTGACGGCCGCTACGGTGAAAACCCGAACCGCCTGCAGCACTACTACCAGTTCCAGGTGATCATCAAGCCTTCCCCCGACAACATTCAGGAACTCTATCTGGGCTCCCTGAAAGAGCTGGGCATGGATCCCGAGATCCACGACATCCGCTTCGTGGAAGACAACTGGGAAAACCCTACTCTGGGTGCCTGGGGTCTGGGTTGGGAAGTGTGGCTGAACGGCATGGAAGTGACCCAGTTCACCTACTTCCAGCAAGTTGGCGGCCTCGAATGCAAGCCGGTCACCGGCGAGATCACCTACGGTCTCGAGCGTCTGGCCATGTACATTCAGGGCGTGGACAGCGTCTACGATCTGGTCTGGTCTGACGGCCCGCTGGGCAAGACCACCTACGGCGACGTGTTCCACCAGAACGAAGTGGAGCAATCCACCTACAACTTCGAACACGCCGATGTGGATTTCCTGTTCCACTGCTTCGAGCAGTACGAGAAGGAAGCCCAGAACCTGCTGGCACTGGAAAAACCACTGCCGCTGCCTGCCTACGAGCGCATCCTCAAAGCCGCTCACTCCTTCAACCTGCTGGATGCCCGCAAGGCCATCTCGGTCACCGAGCGTCAGCGCTACATCCTGCGCATTCGCACCCTGACCAAGGCCGTGGCAGAGGCATACTACGCCTCCCGCGAAGCGCTGGGCTTCCCTATGTGTCAGCGCAGTGAGAACAAGCAAGGTTAA
- a CDS encoding DNA-3-methyladenine glycosylase I — translation MELRCAWVTKDPEYIEYHDKQWGRPVYDARELFAKLCLDGQQAGLSWITILKRTESYYRAYADFDPQRIVQFDEQDVERLMQDSGIIRNRLKVQSIIKNARAYLALEAEGIDFVDYLWSFVGGAPIVHQRQGNGDIPATSPESDAMSKALKKRGFTFVGSTICYAFMQAVGMVNDHLVSCPCHAECQQAARPART, via the coding sequence ATGGAACTGCGCTGCGCCTGGGTGACCAAAGACCCGGAATACATTGAATACCATGACAAACAGTGGGGCAGGCCGGTCTATGACGCCCGCGAGCTGTTTGCCAAGCTCTGCCTCGACGGCCAGCAGGCGGGACTGTCGTGGATCACCATCCTCAAGCGCACCGAGAGCTATTACCGCGCCTATGCCGACTTTGATCCGCAGCGTATCGTGCAGTTCGACGAGCAGGATGTGGAGCGGCTGATGCAGGACAGCGGCATTATCCGCAACCGGCTCAAGGTGCAGTCGATCATCAAAAACGCCCGCGCCTATCTGGCGCTGGAGGCCGAAGGCATCGACTTTGTCGATTATCTGTGGAGCTTTGTCGGCGGCGCCCCCATCGTCCACCAGCGCCAGGGCAACGGCGATATTCCGGCGACCTCGCCGGAGTCGGATGCCATGTCGAAAGCGCTCAAGAAACGCGGTTTTACCTTCGTCGGCAGCACTATTTGCTACGCCTTTATGCAGGCGGTGGGGATGGTGAACGATCATCTGGTCAGCTGCCCCTGCCATGCCGAATGCCAGCAGGCAGCCCGCCCCGCCCGTACATAG